In a genomic window of Aeromonas veronii:
- the recB gene encoding exodeoxyribonuclease V subunit beta produces the protein MANPLNTLCFPLHGERLIEASAGTGKTYTIAGLYLRLLLGHGPLIEEGADAGQPSAHERPLSVTEILVVTFTEAATAELRGRIRGRIHEARLAFMRGHSNDALLAQLLVEVEDHELAARRLLAAERQMDEAAVFTIHGFCQRMLKQNAFESGALFETEFLTDDSQLRLQAVSDYWRAEFYPVDKTLASVVRTFWPSPAALLREMGSWLDNSELEIHPALGDETLAARHQAAMNRIAAVKSEWLAQTDEIRRQTEGQIKLYTGKNYEGWLAKIGDWAQDETSGYALPKDLERFGQETLEAKLSKGKALPTLPLFSQIDQLLASPPGIRDLILQRAAKVVRSRMQASKRQAHQLSFDDLLKDLDGALGSSLGERLCERIRTTYRVAMIDEFQDTDPQQYRIFHRLYGGHTDTALLMIGDPKQAIYGFRGADIFTYIQARRNVSAHYTLGRNWRSSSALVGAVNGLFERAKDPFIYEADIPFLPVEAQGKSKALVLDGATAPVLHCWQLTGQPTFNLGDYQSKMARATAAEIHRLLTLASEGKALIGDKAVKAGDIAVLVRTGAEGKLVQQELARLAIASVYLSNRESVLEQVEAREILLILHACQNPSEERSLRAALATGLFDLDAKALDGLASDERAWESAVQEFIEYRKIWHRRGVLAMLRALLHRRNLASSLLASPYGERRLTNFLHLGELLQQVSSELDGEYALLRWLGEAVSRPNGQDAEQVLRLESERKLVQIVTIHKSKGLEYPLVFLPFICSHRTAKTPLYHEADEAGNRTILDLTGADSSLAEADRERLAEDLRLLYVALTRGVYATWLGLAPVRSGNGKSEKTELHHTAIGYLLQKGEEGDAQTLATALTELAQALPGVAVGEPSLTRPAPLPPEEELLGEPQVRHFSCSLERDWWISSYSGLAAQGHGHSKGVLANPGFDDEVVTEAAALASEQPEEAPQPSIFTFPKGARPGTLLHSLFETIDFQSAAGEPLAEHIASLLLQDGFDESWAPVLQQQVEAVLDTPLETGFGEPVRLRDLAPERKQVELEFFLPMGRVTALTLTALCQQHDPLSRGNKPLSFATVQGMLKGFIDLVFEWQGRWYLLDYKSNHLGMSPADYSRPALERAMAEHRYDLQYQLYSLALHRLLTLRLPGYDFEQHFGGVFYLFLRGMPQGGIFHTRPSRELVLGLDKLFREGSELPAAGSQALNEVEA, from the coding sequence ATGGCTAACCCGCTCAATACCCTGTGTTTTCCCCTCCATGGTGAACGACTGATCGAAGCCTCCGCCGGTACCGGCAAGACCTACACCATCGCCGGTCTCTACCTGCGCCTGCTGCTGGGCCACGGCCCGCTGATAGAGGAGGGCGCCGATGCCGGTCAGCCGAGCGCCCACGAGCGGCCGCTCTCGGTGACCGAGATCCTGGTGGTGACCTTTACCGAAGCGGCCACCGCCGAGCTGCGCGGGCGGATCCGCGGCCGCATCCACGAGGCACGATTGGCCTTTATGCGCGGCCATAGCAATGATGCCCTGCTGGCCCAGCTGCTGGTCGAGGTGGAGGATCACGAGCTGGCGGCCCGCCGCCTGCTGGCCGCCGAGCGGCAGATGGACGAGGCGGCAGTCTTTACCATCCACGGCTTCTGCCAGCGGATGCTCAAGCAGAACGCCTTCGAGTCGGGCGCCCTCTTCGAGACCGAATTTCTCACCGACGACAGCCAGCTTCGGCTGCAGGCGGTGAGCGACTACTGGCGCGCCGAGTTCTATCCGGTGGATAAAACCCTCGCCAGCGTCGTGCGCACGTTCTGGCCGAGTCCCGCCGCCCTGCTGCGGGAGATGGGTAGCTGGCTCGACAACAGTGAGCTGGAGATCCACCCCGCGTTGGGGGACGAGACCCTCGCCGCCCGCCATCAGGCGGCCATGAATCGCATCGCAGCGGTGAAGAGCGAGTGGCTGGCGCAGACGGACGAGATCCGCCGCCAGACAGAAGGGCAAATCAAGCTCTATACCGGCAAGAACTACGAAGGCTGGCTCGCCAAGATAGGCGACTGGGCACAGGACGAGACGAGCGGCTACGCGCTGCCCAAGGATCTCGAGCGCTTCGGCCAGGAAACCCTGGAGGCCAAGCTGAGCAAGGGGAAGGCATTACCGACCCTGCCGCTGTTCAGCCAGATCGACCAGCTGCTGGCCAGCCCTCCCGGTATTCGCGATCTGATCCTGCAACGGGCGGCCAAAGTAGTGCGTAGCCGGATGCAGGCGAGCAAGCGTCAGGCCCATCAGCTCTCGTTCGATGACCTGCTCAAAGACCTCGACGGGGCGCTCGGTTCCAGCTTGGGCGAGCGGCTCTGCGAGCGCATTCGCACCACTTATCGGGTGGCGATGATCGATGAATTTCAGGATACCGACCCCCAGCAGTACCGCATCTTCCATCGGCTTTACGGCGGCCACACAGACACGGCGCTGTTGATGATCGGTGACCCCAAGCAGGCCATCTACGGCTTTCGCGGCGCCGACATCTTTACCTACATTCAGGCGCGGCGAAATGTGAGCGCCCACTACACCCTCGGGCGCAACTGGCGCTCCAGCAGTGCGCTGGTGGGGGCGGTCAATGGCCTGTTCGAGCGGGCCAAGGATCCCTTTATCTACGAAGCGGATATCCCCTTCCTGCCGGTGGAGGCACAGGGCAAGAGCAAGGCGCTGGTGCTCGATGGCGCCACCGCACCCGTGCTCCACTGCTGGCAGCTGACCGGCCAGCCCACCTTCAATCTGGGGGATTACCAGAGCAAGATGGCCCGCGCCACCGCCGCCGAGATCCACCGCCTGCTGACCCTGGCCAGCGAGGGCAAGGCGCTGATCGGTGACAAGGCGGTGAAGGCCGGGGATATCGCCGTGCTGGTACGTACCGGCGCCGAGGGCAAGCTGGTGCAGCAGGAGCTGGCGCGCCTCGCCATCGCCTCCGTCTATCTGTCGAACCGCGAGAGCGTGCTGGAGCAGGTGGAAGCGCGCGAGATCCTGTTAATCCTGCACGCCTGCCAGAACCCGAGCGAGGAGCGCAGCCTGCGGGCGGCGCTCGCCACCGGCCTGTTTGATCTGGATGCCAAAGCACTCGATGGGCTGGCCTCGGACGAGCGGGCGTGGGAGAGCGCGGTGCAGGAGTTTATAGAGTACCGCAAGATCTGGCACCGCCGTGGCGTGCTGGCGATGCTGCGGGCCCTGCTGCACCGGCGCAATCTTGCCTCTTCGCTTTTGGCGAGCCCCTACGGCGAGCGGCGGCTGACCAACTTCCTCCATCTCGGCGAGCTGCTGCAACAGGTGAGCAGCGAGCTGGACGGGGAATATGCCCTGCTGCGCTGGCTGGGGGAGGCGGTGAGCCGCCCCAACGGCCAGGATGCGGAGCAGGTACTGCGCCTCGAATCCGAGCGGAAATTGGTGCAGATCGTCACCATCCACAAATCCAAGGGGCTGGAGTATCCGCTGGTGTTTCTGCCCTTTATCTGCAGCCACAGAACCGCCAAGACCCCGCTCTATCACGAGGCGGATGAGGCGGGCAATCGCACCATTCTCGATCTCACCGGCGCCGACTCGTCGCTCGCCGAAGCGGACAGGGAGCGCCTCGCCGAAGATTTGCGGCTGCTCTACGTGGCGCTGACCCGGGGCGTCTACGCCACCTGGCTGGGGCTGGCCCCGGTACGCTCGGGCAACGGCAAGTCGGAGAAGACAGAGCTGCACCACACCGCCATCGGCTACCTGCTGCAAAAGGGGGAAGAGGGGGATGCGCAAACGCTGGCGACCGCCCTCACCGAGCTGGCACAGGCGCTGCCCGGGGTGGCCGTCGGTGAGCCCTCGCTCACTCGTCCGGCCCCGCTGCCGCCAGAGGAGGAGCTGCTGGGCGAGCCGCAGGTGCGCCACTTTAGCTGTTCCCTCGAGCGGGACTGGTGGATCAGCTCCTACTCCGGGCTGGCGGCGCAGGGCCACGGTCACAGCAAGGGCGTGCTTGCCAACCCCGGTTTCGATGACGAGGTAGTCACCGAGGCGGCTGCATTGGCTTCCGAGCAACCGGAGGAGGCACCCCAGCCCTCCATCTTTACCTTCCCGAAAGGGGCACGTCCCGGCACCTTGCTGCACAGCCTGTTCGAGACCATCGACTTTCAGAGTGCCGCTGGCGAGCCGCTGGCAGAGCATATCGCCAGCTTGTTGCTGCAAGACGGTTTCGACGAGAGCTGGGCTCCCGTGCTGCAACAGCAGGTCGAAGCGGTGCTGGATACCCCGCTGGAAACGGGCTTTGGCGAGCCGGTGCGGCTGCGGGATCTGGCCCCCGAGCGCAAACAGGTGGAGCTGGAGTTCTTCCTGCCCATGGGGCGGGTGACGGCGCTGACGCTGACGGCCCTCTGCCAGCAGCACGACCCGCTGTCGCGGGGCAACAAGCCGCTCAGCTTTGCCACCGTGCAGGGGATGCTCAAGGGCTTTATCGACCTGGTGTTCGAGTGGCAGGGGCGCTGGTATCTGCTCGACTACAAATCGAACCACCTCGGCATGAGCCCCGCCGACTACAGCCGTCCGGCGCTGGAGCGGGCGATGGCCGAGCACCGCTACGACCTGCAATACCAGCTCTACTCGCTGGCGCTGCACCGGCTGCTCACCCTGCGCCTGCCGGGTTACGACTTCGAGCAGCATTTTGGCGGCGTTTTCTATCTGTTCCTGCGTGGCATGCCGCAGGGGGGAATTTTCCATACCCGCCCGAGCCGTGAACTGGTGCTGGGGCTGGATAAGTTGTTTCGCGAAGGTAGTGAGCTGCCAGCTGCGGGATCCCAAGCATTGAACGAGGTAGAAGCATGA
- the recC gene encoding exodeoxyribonuclease V subunit gamma yields MFTLYHSNQLDLLKELLVSRIRQAPLSHPFDREQILVQSPGMAQWLKLELAKAFGIAANIDFPLPASFIWEMFTQVLADVPRISPYNKGSMSWQLMTILPALLDRPAFAPLAAYLGGGGDEDPARDPEQVRLWQLCQKVADLFDQYLVYRPDWIARWEEGEGLGLELAGVSGQDWQPELWRELVARTLALSPSGYHRANLYEEFIHELERTADLPGKLPQRVFVFGISALPPRYVEALLALGSRSEVEVHLFVTNPCRYYWGDLLDRKTLARLENKLKPGTDIETLQGPANPLLASMGKLGRDYLHQLMELEVPQIEAFVDIDEVDGKGNVSLLRAIQKDVLELAERGAGQFDLDSSQHKSPISSAEGSLQIHACHGPMRELEVLHDRLLALFEQDPTLTPKDVVVMMPDVNSYGPYIQAVFGARGQIPFAVSDRAASQESPLLQSFLALLRLPNARFGAGELLAILEVPAVLRRFELDDDEFNQLRVWVQETGIRWGLDDSYPVRFDLPPMSGNSWLFGLRRMLLGFAMGDGEPVAGILPYADIEGQQGLALGKLAWFVDSLAEFLPRLQQAQPLAEWNACLLALLERFYLADEDEERQLQLIRSQLAEWQTRLGEARFEQPITADLLQDYLGSVLGESRSSQRFLAGQVNFCTLMPMRSIPFKQVCLLGMNDGVYPRTLAPMGFDLMAVASRRGDRSRRDDDRYLFLEALLSAQQGLYISYQGFSAQDNSDKVPSVLLAELIDYVRQGFVLAGDESLDDETSGKRLLNHLMVAHPLTPYSRNYFYPEAGSRLFTYAADWLPALNPVRGAANFQSGELPLPPEWGKEQGLELAELLRFYRQPTKYFLNRRLKVWFELNEANIEDSEPFELDGLQHYQLKDLLLGAHLAEGDSAARRERLQLTGLLPQGWFGSLLLDDLDAEMGTLADRLRPWVAANESEKQAVEIDISLTQGQLQGWIDTQKGRLLVVKPGSFNGKDLLLGWIQHLCLSLSDTPGDTLLFDAKQSLRLPVLAADEARPKLAALVACWAQGMKRPLPFFPNTAWDWLRAIEKDSDKPEAADKAALTRFNGGWMINGEGQDVYVARCFPELDDEVLGQLQALAREHLTPLLTTMEMM; encoded by the coding sequence ATGTTTACCCTCTACCACTCCAATCAGCTGGATCTGCTCAAAGAGCTGCTGGTGAGCCGCATCCGGCAGGCGCCCCTCTCTCACCCCTTCGATCGGGAGCAAATTCTGGTGCAGAGCCCGGGCATGGCCCAGTGGCTCAAGCTGGAGCTGGCTAAGGCCTTCGGCATCGCCGCCAATATCGACTTCCCGCTGCCCGCCAGCTTTATCTGGGAGATGTTCACCCAGGTACTGGCGGACGTGCCTCGCATAAGCCCCTACAACAAGGGCTCCATGAGCTGGCAGCTGATGACCATTTTGCCTGCCTTGCTGGATCGCCCCGCCTTTGCCCCGCTCGCCGCCTATCTGGGCGGCGGAGGGGACGAGGATCCAGCCCGGGATCCCGAGCAAGTGCGGCTGTGGCAGCTCTGCCAGAAGGTAGCGGATCTCTTTGACCAGTATCTGGTCTACCGGCCGGACTGGATCGCCCGTTGGGAAGAGGGGGAAGGGCTGGGGCTCGAACTGGCCGGGGTGAGCGGTCAGGATTGGCAGCCCGAGCTGTGGCGCGAGCTGGTGGCCCGCACCCTGGCGCTCTCTCCGAGTGGCTACCACCGTGCCAACCTCTACGAGGAGTTTATCCACGAGCTGGAGCGTACCGCCGATCTGCCGGGCAAGCTGCCGCAGCGGGTATTCGTGTTCGGCATCTCGGCGCTGCCGCCGCGCTATGTGGAGGCGCTGCTGGCCCTCGGCAGCCGGTCGGAGGTGGAGGTGCACCTGTTCGTCACCAACCCCTGCCGCTACTACTGGGGGGATCTGCTGGATCGCAAGACGTTGGCGCGCCTCGAAAACAAGCTCAAACCCGGTACCGATATCGAGACCTTGCAAGGCCCCGCCAACCCGCTGCTCGCCTCCATGGGCAAGCTGGGGCGCGACTACCTGCATCAGCTGATGGAGCTGGAGGTGCCGCAAATCGAGGCCTTCGTCGATATCGACGAGGTGGATGGCAAGGGCAATGTCAGCCTGCTGCGCGCCATCCAGAAGGATGTGCTGGAGCTGGCCGAGCGAGGCGCCGGTCAGTTCGATCTCGACAGCAGCCAGCACAAGAGCCCCATCAGCTCGGCGGAAGGATCCTTGCAGATCCACGCCTGCCACGGCCCGATGCGCGAACTCGAGGTGCTGCACGACCGGCTGCTGGCGCTGTTCGAGCAGGACCCGACCCTCACCCCGAAAGACGTGGTGGTGATGATGCCGGATGTGAATAGCTACGGCCCCTATATTCAGGCGGTGTTTGGGGCGCGCGGCCAGATCCCGTTTGCGGTTTCGGATCGGGCGGCGAGTCAGGAGAGCCCGCTGCTGCAAAGCTTCCTCGCCCTGCTCAGGCTGCCCAACGCCCGCTTCGGGGCAGGGGAGCTGCTCGCCATTCTCGAGGTGCCCGCCGTGCTACGCCGCTTCGAGCTGGATGACGACGAGTTCAACCAGCTGCGGGTCTGGGTGCAGGAAACAGGTATCCGCTGGGGGCTGGACGACAGCTATCCCGTCCGTTTCGATCTGCCGCCCATGTCCGGCAACAGCTGGCTGTTCGGTCTGCGCCGCATGCTGCTCGGCTTTGCCATGGGCGACGGTGAGCCGGTGGCGGGTATTTTGCCTTATGCCGATATCGAGGGTCAGCAGGGGTTGGCGCTCGGCAAGCTCGCCTGGTTCGTCGATTCGCTGGCCGAGTTTCTTCCCCGCCTGCAACAGGCGCAGCCGCTGGCCGAGTGGAACGCCTGCCTGCTGGCGCTGCTGGAGCGCTTCTATCTGGCCGACGAAGATGAAGAGCGTCAGCTGCAGCTGATCCGCAGCCAGCTGGCCGAGTGGCAGACCCGGCTCGGCGAGGCCCGCTTCGAGCAGCCTATTACCGCCGACCTGCTGCAGGATTACCTCGGCAGCGTGCTGGGGGAGTCCCGCTCCAGCCAGCGCTTCCTCGCCGGTCAGGTCAACTTCTGCACCCTGATGCCGATGCGCTCCATCCCCTTCAAGCAGGTCTGCCTGCTCGGCATGAACGATGGCGTCTACCCGCGCACCTTGGCTCCCATGGGGTTCGACCTGATGGCGGTGGCGTCGCGGCGCGGGGATCGCTCCCGTCGTGATGATGACCGCTACCTCTTCCTCGAGGCGCTGCTCAGCGCCCAGCAGGGGCTCTATATCAGCTATCAGGGCTTCAGCGCGCAGGACAACAGCGACAAGGTGCCCTCGGTACTGCTGGCGGAGCTGATCGACTATGTGCGGCAGGGCTTTGTGCTGGCGGGGGATGAGAGCCTCGACGACGAAACCTCCGGCAAGCGGCTGCTCAACCACCTGATGGTGGCGCACCCGCTTACCCCCTACAGCCGCAACTACTTCTACCCGGAGGCGGGTTCGCGCCTCTTTACCTACGCCGCCGACTGGCTGCCCGCTCTCAATCCGGTGCGCGGCGCGGCCAACTTCCAGAGCGGCGAGCTGCCTTTACCCCCCGAATGGGGCAAGGAGCAGGGGCTGGAGCTGGCGGAGCTGCTGCGCTTCTATCGCCAGCCCACCAAATATTTCCTTAACCGCCGCCTCAAGGTGTGGTTTGAGCTGAACGAAGCCAACATCGAGGATAGCGAGCCGTTCGAACTGGATGGCCTGCAACATTATCAGCTGAAAGATCTGCTACTCGGTGCTCACTTGGCTGAGGGTGATAGTGCGGCGCGGCGCGAGCGGTTACAGCTCACCGGCCTGTTGCCGCAAGGGTGGTTCGGCAGCCTGCTGCTGGACGATCTGGATGCCGAGATGGGCACGCTGGCGGATCGGCTGCGGCCATGGGTTGCTGCCAATGAGTCAGAAAAGCAGGCGGTGGAGATCGATATCTCTCTCACTCAGGGCCAGCTGCAAGGGTGGATCGACACCCAGAAGGGGCGCTTGCTGGTGGTCAAACCCGGCAGCTTCAACGGCAAGGATCTGCTGCTGGGCTGGATCCAGCACCTCTGCCTCTCCCTCAGCGACACCCCCGGCGACACCCTGTTGTTCGATGCCAAACAGAGTCTGCGCCTGCCTGTACTCGCTGCCGACGAGGCGCGGCCCAAGCTGGCTGCGCTGGTGGCGTGCTGGGCGCAGGGGATGAAGCGGCCGCTGCCGTTCTTCCCCAACACCGCCTGGGATTGGCTCAGGGCGATCGAGAAGGATTCCGACAAGCCGGAGGCGGCCGACAAGGCGGCCCTCACCCGTTTCAACGGCGGCTGGATGATCAATGGGGAGGGGCAAGACGTTTACGTCGCCCGCTGCTTCCCCGAACTCGATGACGAGGTGCTGGGGCAGTTGCAGGCGCTGGCCCGCGAACACCTGACCCCGCTGCTGACCACCATGGAGATGATGTAA
- a CDS encoding DoxX family protein, with amino-acid sequence MDKMKDLALLAGRVLLALMFVMAGWGKIGGYAGTQGYMEAMGVPGVILPLVILLELGGGLAIMLGLFTRSLSVLMAGFTLMAAFIFHYQPAEQMQMLMFMKNVSVAGGFLALAAAGAGAFSVDARLGKNW; translated from the coding sequence ATGGACAAGATGAAAGATTTGGCACTGCTGGCGGGTCGTGTACTGCTGGCGCTGATGTTCGTAATGGCGGGCTGGGGCAAGATCGGCGGTTACGCCGGTACTCAGGGTTATATGGAAGCGATGGGCGTGCCGGGCGTTATCCTGCCGCTGGTGATCCTGCTTGAGCTGGGCGGTGGCCTCGCCATCATGCTGGGTCTCTTTACCCGCAGCCTCTCCGTGCTGATGGCCGGTTTCACCCTGATGGCCGCCTTTATTTTCCACTATCAGCCTGCCGAACAGATGCAGATGCTGATGTTTATGAAGAACGTCTCCGTGGCTGGTGGTTTCCTGGCGCTGGCGGCGGCCGGAGCAGGGGCTTTCAGTGTGGATGCCCGTCTCGGCAAAAACTGGTAA
- a CDS encoding pirin family protein, whose translation MMQLRAAEARGKANFGWLDARHSFSFGHYYDPEWMGHSVLRVINQDLVAPGGGFATHPHANMEILTCVLRGTIEHKDSLGHAEQIPAGDFQLMSAGSGIRHSEYNPSQTDPLSLLQIWIEPNEFGTPPGYQQKKIESRPGMTLVASPDGEAGSLRIRQQARVWRLELAPGETLEWALAGRHGYLQMISGELTANGLAARPGDGVLSRDEYRWELVATSASQALLFDLP comes from the coding sequence ATGATGCAATTGAGAGCCGCAGAAGCGCGGGGCAAGGCCAACTTTGGCTGGCTGGACGCGCGCCACAGTTTCTCCTTCGGTCACTACTATGACCCTGAGTGGATGGGACACTCGGTGCTGCGGGTGATCAATCAGGATCTGGTTGCGCCGGGTGGCGGATTCGCCACTCACCCTCACGCCAATATGGAGATCCTCACCTGCGTGCTGCGAGGCACCATAGAGCACAAGGACAGCCTCGGCCATGCCGAGCAGATCCCGGCTGGGGATTTCCAGCTGATGAGCGCAGGCAGCGGGATCCGCCACAGCGAGTACAACCCCTCGCAGACGGATCCGCTCTCCCTGTTGCAGATCTGGATCGAGCCGAACGAGTTCGGCACGCCACCCGGATATCAGCAGAAGAAGATCGAGTCCAGACCGGGCATGACGCTGGTGGCGTCACCGGATGGCGAGGCGGGATCGCTGCGGATCCGCCAACAGGCCCGCGTATGGCGGCTGGAGCTGGCACCGGGCGAGACGCTCGAGTGGGCACTGGCTGGCCGACACGGCTACCTGCAGATGATTTCAGGGGAGTTGACCGCCAACGGTCTGGCTGCCCGACCCGGCGACGGGGTACTCAGTCGTGATGAATACCGATGGGAGCTGGTTGCGACCAGTGCCAGCCAAGCCCTGTTATTTGACCTACCCTGA